Proteins encoded within one genomic window of Pararhizobium capsulatum DSM 1112:
- the clpB gene encoding ATP-dependent chaperone ClpB → MNIEKYSERVRGFLQSAQTNALSQGNPQFTAEHVLKVLLDDEQGMASSLIERAGGDPKAARVANDLALSKLPKVTGSNGSISLAQPLAKVFTTAEEAAKKAGDSFVTVERLLLALAVESSAPTAKILSQAGVTPTKLNQAINEIRKGRTADSANAEAGFDALKKYARDLTADARDGKLDPVIGRDDEIRRTIQVLSRRTKNNPVLIGEPGVGKTAIAEGLALRIVNGDVPESLKDKKLMALDMGALIAGAKYRGEFEERLKAILNEVQAEAGEIILFIDEMHTLVGAGKADGAMDASNLLKPALARGELHCVGATTLEEYRKHVEKDAALARRFQPVMVEEPTVEDTISILRGLKEKYEQHHKVRISDSALVAAATLSNRYITDRFLPDKAIDLMDEAASRLRMQVDSKPEELDELDRRIMQLKIEREALKKETDRASRDRLEKLELDLVSIEEEADALTARWQAEKQKLGLAADLKKQLDDARNELAIAQRKGEFQRAGELAYGEIPKLEKELVEAEAQDASIDSMVQEVVTPDNIAHIVSRWTGIPVDKMLEGERDKLLRMEDELAKWVVGQGDAVQAVSRAVRRSRAGLQDPNRPIGSFIFLGPTGVGKTELTKALARFLFDDDTALVRMDMSEYMEKHSVARLIGAPPGYVGYEEGGALTEAVRRRPYQVVLFDEIEKAHPDVFNVLLQVLDDGRLTDGQGRTVDFRNTMIIMTSNLGAEYLTQLGENDDSDVVRDQVMDVVRGHFRPEFLNRVDEIILFHRLKRNEMGTIVEIQLERLRKLLADRKLSIELDGDARIFLADRGYDPAYGARPLKRAIQKYLQDPLAEKILQGEFPDGSVIKVLSGSDRLNFKRRDDAAKAAA, encoded by the coding sequence ATGAATATCGAAAAATATTCCGAGCGCGTTCGCGGTTTTCTGCAGTCTGCGCAAACCAATGCGCTTTCGCAGGGCAACCCGCAGTTTACGGCTGAACACGTTCTGAAAGTCCTGCTCGATGACGAGCAGGGTATGGCGTCTTCGCTGATCGAACGGGCGGGCGGCGATCCGAAGGCGGCGCGCGTGGCAAACGATCTTGCGCTTTCCAAGCTGCCGAAGGTGACGGGCTCAAACGGCTCGATCTCGCTGGCACAGCCTCTGGCCAAGGTTTTCACCACTGCGGAAGAGGCGGCGAAGAAGGCGGGCGACAGCTTTGTCACCGTCGAGCGGCTTTTGCTGGCACTCGCGGTCGAAAGCTCTGCGCCGACGGCGAAGATCCTGTCGCAGGCCGGCGTGACGCCGACCAAGCTTAATCAGGCCATCAACGAAATCCGTAAGGGCCGAACCGCCGACAGCGCCAATGCCGAAGCCGGCTTCGACGCGCTGAAGAAATATGCGCGTGACCTGACGGCGGATGCCCGCGACGGCAAGCTCGATCCGGTGATCGGTCGTGACGACGAAATTCGCCGCACGATCCAGGTTCTGTCGCGCCGCACCAAGAACAACCCGGTCCTGATCGGTGAGCCCGGCGTCGGCAAGACGGCGATCGCCGAAGGCCTGGCTTTGCGCATCGTCAATGGCGATGTGCCGGAAAGCCTCAAGGACAAAAAGCTGATGGCGCTCGACATGGGCGCGCTGATTGCCGGTGCGAAATATCGCGGTGAATTCGAAGAACGGCTGAAGGCCATTCTCAACGAAGTGCAGGCGGAAGCCGGCGAGATCATCCTGTTCATCGACGAGATGCACACGCTGGTCGGTGCCGGCAAGGCGGATGGAGCGATGGATGCGTCCAACCTCCTGAAGCCCGCGCTTGCCCGCGGCGAATTGCACTGCGTCGGTGCGACCACGCTTGAGGAATATCGCAAGCATGTCGAAAAGGATGCAGCCCTTGCCCGGCGTTTCCAGCCGGTCATGGTCGAGGAGCCGACGGTCGAGGATACGATCTCTATCCTGCGCGGCCTGAAGGAAAAATACGAGCAGCATCACAAGGTCCGGATCTCCGACTCGGCCCTGGTTGCGGCTGCGACGCTTTCCAACCGCTACATCACGGACCGGTTTCTGCCGGACAAGGCAATCGACCTGATGGACGAGGCTGCTTCGCGGCTGCGCATGCAGGTGGATTCGAAGCCCGAAGAGCTTGACGAGCTCGATCGCCGTATCATGCAGCTGAAGATTGAGCGCGAGGCCCTTAAGAAGGAAACCGACCGGGCGTCCCGGGATCGTCTCGAAAAGCTCGAACTCGACCTCGTGTCGATCGAGGAAGAAGCCGATGCGCTGACGGCGCGCTGGCAGGCGGAAAAGCAGAAGCTCGGCCTTGCCGCAGACCTGAAGAAGCAGCTGGACGACGCCCGCAACGAACTGGCGATCGCGCAGCGCAAGGGCGAATTCCAGCGGGCAGGGGAACTTGCCTATGGCGAGATCCCGAAGCTTGAGAAGGAACTGGTCGAGGCCGAAGCTCAGGACGCTTCTATCGATTCCATGGTGCAGGAAGTCGTAACGCCGGACAACATCGCCCATATCGTTTCCCGCTGGACCGGCATTCCGGTCGACAAGATGCTGGAAGGCGAACGCGACAAGCTGCTTCGGATGGAAGACGAACTTGCCAAGTGGGTCGTGGGGCAGGGTGATGCCGTTCAGGCCGTGTCGCGTGCAGTTCGCCGCTCGCGTGCCGGCCTGCAGGATCCAAACCGTCCGATCGGTTCGTTTATCTTCCTCGGCCCGACCGGCGTTGGCAAGACGGAGTTGACCAAGGCGCTCGCTCGCTTCCTGTTCGACGATGATACCGCGCTGGTGCGCATGGATATGTCAGAGTACATGGAGAAGCACTCCGTGGCCCGGTTGATCGGGGCACCTCCGGGCTATGTCGGCTATGAGGAAGGTGGCGCACTGACGGAAGCCGTTCGGCGTCGGCCCTATCAGGTCGTGCTGTTCGACGAGATCGAGAAGGCGCATCCGGACGTGTTCAACGTTCTCTTGCAGGTTCTCGACGATGGTCGCCTGACCGATGGCCAGGGCCGCACCGTCGACTTCCGCAACACGATGATCATCATGACCTCCAACCTCGGGGCGGAGTATCTGACCCAGCTTGGCGAGAACGACGACAGCGACGTGGTGCGCGACCAGGTGATGGATGTGGTGCGCGGTCATTTCCGCCCCGAATTCCTGAACCGCGTCGATGAGATCATCCTGTTTCACCGCCTGAAGCGGAACGAAATGGGCACGATCGTCGAAATCCAGCTGGAACGGCTGCGCAAGCTTTTGGCCGACCGCAAACTCTCGATCGAGCTGGATGGGGATGCCCGCATCTTCCTGGCCGACAGGGGTTACGACCCGGCCTACGGCGCGCGGCCGCTGAAGCGGGCGATCCAGAAGTATCTGCAGGATCCGCTTGCGGAGAAAATCCTGCAGGGCGAGTTCCCGGATGGCTCGGTCATCAAGGTTCTCTCCGGTTCGGACCGGTTGAACTTCAAGCGGCGGGACGATGCTGCGAAAGCAGCGGCGTAA
- a CDS encoding calcium-binding protein — protein sequence MGTSDTTITNDGYIFGGGPAAIYFNNSTDPTKVADVFNNGTIEGTEVGILRNSGSETIRVINTGTIKGGNFSFQQGTAATVAKDQITNNGKMIGAIDFGGGDDLYDGKLDTISGSIDGGAGADRLYSGAGNNTLLGGEGGDTLGGGGGADKLNGGAGTDTATYSYAKSAVTVSLTSPASNKGDAAGDTFVSIENIYGSVYNDALSGNSIANAISGSGGNDTIRGYGGNDTLTGGSGKDTFIFHTTLAPATNVDKITDFKAVDDTIQLENGIFTALTTLGTLSAAAFRANGTGLTGDSTDRIIYETDTGKIFYDRDGTGSSYDSVHFATLVTKPAITSADFIII from the coding sequence ATGGGGACGTCTGATACCACCATTACAAATGACGGCTATATTTTCGGGGGCGGACCTGCAGCGATTTACTTTAATAACAGTACCGATCCCACAAAAGTCGCCGATGTCTTCAACAACGGCACCATCGAAGGGACAGAGGTCGGTATATTACGCAATTCCGGTTCCGAAACGATCCGCGTCATCAACACCGGAACCATCAAAGGTGGTAACTTTTCTTTCCAGCAGGGCACCGCTGCGACGGTCGCGAAAGATCAGATCACCAACAATGGTAAAATGATCGGTGCCATTGATTTTGGCGGCGGCGATGACCTCTATGACGGAAAACTGGACACCATATCCGGAAGCATCGACGGAGGAGCCGGAGCAGACCGGCTTTATAGCGGTGCTGGGAACAATACGCTCCTCGGCGGCGAAGGGGGCGATACGCTGGGCGGCGGCGGCGGGGCTGATAAACTGAATGGCGGTGCTGGCACCGACACGGCAACGTATTCATATGCGAAGTCTGCGGTGACTGTCAGCCTCACGTCCCCGGCTTCAAATAAAGGCGACGCAGCCGGCGACACGTTCGTTTCCATCGAGAACATTTACGGCTCTGTCTACAATGACGCGCTTTCCGGCAACTCGATAGCGAACGCCATCAGTGGCAGCGGCGGCAACGATACCATCCGAGGCTATGGTGGCAATGACACATTGACCGGAGGAAGCGGGAAAGACACGTTCATTTTTCACACGACGCTCGCCCCTGCAACGAATGTCGACAAGATTACGGATTTCAAGGCTGTCGATGATACTATCCAATTGGAAAACGGGATATTCACGGCTCTCACCACACTGGGCACTCTGTCGGCAGCTGCATTTCGCGCCAACGGAACAGGCTTGACCGGGGACTCCACGGATCGGATCATCTACGAAACTGACACTGGCAAAATCTTCTATGATCGAGACGGTACGGGGAGTTCATACGACAGCGTGCATTTCGCAACGCTCGTAACCAAGCCCGCAATAACCAGCGCGGATTTCATCATTATTTGA